The Dunckerocampus dactyliophorus isolate RoL2022-P2 chromosome 13, RoL_Ddac_1.1, whole genome shotgun sequence genome window below encodes:
- the plb1 gene encoding phospholipase B1, membrane-associated isoform X3 encodes MHKELLSIFNPEVITGNGDASLQPRSLLQEVEELSFSLSHQASDWKLVLLFVSTDHLCACSPHVDDEVGAVAREVEAALGMLQEQLHHALVHVVVWSSNQHRDNMCVAAKHSNRRLCEATLVQKMQDSLDGVLAHSKWHRMNFTALLQPLPLILEHTSEDTLSDVSKLAVQLWASMVSEFELQPSPSPAEVSTCPTQERPYLRTKVNSPNNRQEVNNITATLQTDQVMGTEIPCTDRHPSPTAPNSVHELRPADVKVVAAVGDSLTAGNGVGAKSDNLLLVINEYRGLSWSIGGDENITTVTTLPNILREFNPSLTGFSQGISKADSPGAFLNQAVAGAKSGDVVQQVRTLVAKMKNDTRIDFHKDWKVITMFIGGNDICDFCTDSVFFSPRNVAGRIRQALDILHDEVPRALVNLVELLNIIPLRDLHKDYTLGCPTWFVRIVCPCVLKPNDGSAELQKVNEYSRAYQHAMRELVDSGRYDTHANFTVVLQPFFREVFLPTLEDGRPDRSYFTPDCFHLSQRAHTLMARALWNNMLEPVGNKTFTQDFMAGVDLKCPSEAAPFFRTAVNSNYTFPGPPPTPPPVTNWGSDFSCLNTHPSDSVPASAHRVRPADIKVVAALGDSVTTGFGAKAKNLLQLRTEYRGVSWSIGGDKTLDTVTTLANILRKFNPNLKGASKGQGKRRSGFNMSVGGAKASGIPEQVRRLIDKMKNDTTVDFENDWKLVTLFIGGNDLCQYCNDRASLSPQNFSHHMMTSLDMLYKEVPRTIVNILEILQIESLRRIKRDSLGCNVLQPLGCPCFVLPSDDSLELAEVKRINREVQMETENLAHSSRYDNREDFAVVVQPFFKNSILPLNADGRPDVTYFSEDCFHFSERGHADMAVAMWNNMMEPVGKKKTYNHFTNARNRIRCPTEEHPYIFTKVNSLPSVDPTTSTTTSTTTSTTTSTTTTTTSPSTHSTAFPVTPPSCPGDVPVWLAAVLAVSALLIGWGLTWLLLTCNAKRRKRRMNTTTVEMKSSLF; translated from the exons atgcataaag AACTGCTGTCAATTTTTAACCCTGAAGTGATCACTGGGAATGGGGACGCATCACTGCAAcccag GAGTTTGCTGCAGGAAGTGGAGGAGCTATCTTTTTCTCTGTCACATCAG GCGTCAGACTGGAAGTTAGTGCTGCTGTTTGTCTCCACAGATCACCTGTGCGCATGCTCACCACAC gTTGATGATGAGGTCGGCGCTGTTGCGCGGGAGGTAGAAGCAGCTCTGGGGATGTTACAAGAACAG TTGCATCACGCATTAGTCCATGTTGTGGTGTGGAGTTCAAATCAACACAGGGACAA CATGTGCGTAGCAGCTAAACACTCAAACCGTCGACTGTGTGAGGCCACTCTTGTGCAAAAAATGCAG GATTCCTTGGATGGTGTGTTGGCACATTCAAAGTGGCACCGAATGAACTTCACGGCTCTGCTGCAGCCGCTACCACTTATCCTGGAGCACACCTCA GAGGACACCTTGTCTGACGTAAGCAAACTGGCTGTGCAGCTGTGGGCAAGCATGGTAAGCGAATTCGAG CTTCAGCCGTCTCCCAGTCCAGCAGAGGTCAGCACTTGTCCGACACAG GAACGACCTTACCTGAGGACAAAGGTCAATTCACCCAacaacagacaggaagtgaataacatCACAGCTACTTTGCAAACAGACCAG GTCATGGGAACTGAGATACCCTGCACAGACCGCCATCCATCTCCAACAGCACCAAACTCGG TTCATGAGCTCAGACCTGCAGATGTCAAGGTGGTGGCAGCAGTGGGCGACTCTCTGACA GCAGGCAATGGCGTGGGTGCAAAGTCGGACAACCTGCTGTTGGTCATCAACGAGTACAGAGGACTGTCATGGAG CATTGGCGGTGATGAAAACATTACCACAGTCACCACTCTGCCAA ACATCCTGAGGGAGTTCAACCCTTCTCTGACGGGTTTCTCTCAGGGAATAAGCAAGGCTGACTCTCCTGGAGCCTTTCTCAACCAGGCAGTAGCCGGAGCCAAGAGTGG TGACGTGGTGCAACAAGTGCGCACCCTAGTggccaaaatgaaaaatgacacG AGAATTGATTTCCACAAGGACTGGAAAGTGATCACCATGTTTATTGGCGGCAATGACATATGTGACTTCTGCACAGACAGC GTGTTTTTCTCACCAAGGAATGTGGCCGGCCGTATCCGTCAAGCTCTGGATATACTCCATGACGAA GTGCCACGTGCGCTGGTCAACCTGGTAGAGCTGTTGAACATTATACCGCTGCGTGATCTGCATAAAGATTACACTCTAGGCTGCCCCACCTGGTTTGTCAG AATAGTTTGCCCCTGCGTACTGAAGCCAAATGATGGTTCAGCAGAACTCCAGAAGGTCAACGAATACAGTAGAGCCTATCAG CATGCAATGCGAGAGCTGGTCGACTCGGGGCGTTATGACACGCACGCCAACTTCACTGTAGTACTGCAGCCTTTCTTCAGAGAGGTTTTCCTTCCTACTTTGGAG GACGGAAGGCCAGATCGCTCCTACTTTACACCTGACTGTTTTCACCTGAGCCAGAGAGCTCACACTCTAATGGCTCGAGCCCTGTGGAATAACATG TTGGAGCCAGTGGGAAACAAGACGTTCACTCAAGACTTCATGGCTGGGGTTGATTTAAAGTGTCCCTCTGAG GCTGCTCCATTCTTTAGAACGGCGGTCAACAGCAACTACACCTTTCCGGGACCTCCGCCAACTCCTCCTCCAGTGACG AACTGGGGCAGCGACTTCTCCTGTCTTAACACGCATCCATCTGACTCTGTGCCTGCTTCAG CTCACAGGGTACGACCAGCAGACATCAAGGTGGTGGCCGCTTTGGGAGACTCGGTCACA ACTGGCTTTGGCGCTAAGGCAAAGAATCTTCTCCAGCTAAGAACAGAGTACAGAGGAGTATCATGGAG CATTGGAGGAGATAAAACTCTTGATACTGTCACCACGTTAGCCA ACATTCTCAGGAAGTTTAATCCAAACCTTAAGGGAGCGTCAAAGGGTCAAGGAAAAAGGAGGAGCGGCTTCAACATGTCTGTGGGAGGAGCCAAAGCCTC GGGAATCCCGGAGCAAGTCAGGCGCCTGattgacaaaatgaaaaacGACACT ACCGTGGATTTTGAGAACGACTGGAAGCTGGTGACCCTCTTCATTGGAGGCAATGACCTGTGTCAGTACTGTAACGACCGG GCCTCCTTGTCACCTCAGAACTTCAGCCACCACATGATGACAAGTTTGGATATGCTCTACAAAGAG GTTCCCAGGACCATCGTAAACATTCTGGAGATCCTGCAGATTGAAAGCCTGCGTAGGATCAAGAGGGATAGCCTCGGGTGCAACGTGTTACAACC GTTGGGGTGCCCGTGCTTCGTGCTGCCGAGTGACGACTCGCTGGAGCTGGCTGAGGTCAAGAGGATCAATCGGGAAGTGCAG ATGGAGACAGAGAATTTGGCCCACAGCAGTCGCTATGACAACAGGGAAGACTTTGCTGTGGTGGTGCAgcccttttttaaaaactccATCCTTCCTTTGAATGCC GATGGCAGACCTGACGTCACCTACTTCTCAGAGGACTGTTTCCACTTCAGTGAGAGGGGACATGCCGACATGGCTGTGGCCATGTGGAATAACATG atgGAGCCGGTGGGCAAAAAGAAGACATACAATCATTTCACAAACGCCAGAAATAGGATCAGGTGTCCCACAGAG GAGCATCCTTACATTTTCACAAAGGTCAACAGCTTGCCCAGTGTAGACCCCACCACCTCAACCACCACCTCAACTACCACCTCAACCACCacctcaaccaccaccaccaccacatcaCCATCAACTCACAGCACGGCATTTCCCGTCACGCCGCCATCTTGCCCCGGGGATGTCCCGGTGTGGCTGGCTGCAGTGCTGGCTGTCAGCGCTCTCCTCATTGGCTGGGGCCTTACCTGGCTGTTGCTCACCTGCAATgccaagaggaggaagaggcggATGAACACAACTACAGTGGAGATGAAGAGCTCCTTGTTTTAA
- the plb1 gene encoding phospholipase B1, membrane-associated isoform X4 yields MMTLYQKCNTASDWKLVLLFVSTDHLCACSPHVDDEVGAVAREVEAALGMLQEQLHHALVHVVVWSSNQHRDNMCVAAKHSNRRLCEATLVQKMQDSLDGVLAHSKWHRMNFTALLQPLPLILEHTSEDTLSDVSKLAVQLWASMVSEFELQPSPSPAEVSTCPTQERPYLRTKVNSPNNRQEVNNITATLQTDQVMGTEIPCTDRHPSPTAPNSVHELRPADVKVVAAVGDSLTAGNGVGAKSDNLLLVINEYRGLSWSIGGDENITTVTTLPNILREFNPSLTGFSQGISKADSPGAFLNQAVAGAKSGDVVQQVRTLVAKMKNDTRIDFHKDWKVITMFIGGNDICDFCTDSVFFSPRNVAGRIRQALDILHDEVPRALVNLVELLNIIPLRDLHKDYTLGCPTWFVRIVCPCVLKPNDGSAELQKVNEYSRAYQHAMRELVDSGRYDTHANFTVVLQPFFREVFLPTLEDGRPDRSYFTPDCFHLSQRAHTLMARALWNNMLEPVGNKTFTQDFMAGVDLKCPSEAAPFFRTAVNSNYTFPGPPPTPPPVTNWGSDFSCLNTHPSDSVPASAHRVRPADIKVVAALGDSVTTGFGAKAKNLLQLRTEYRGVSWSIGGDKTLDTVTTLANILRKFNPNLKGASKGQGKRRSGFNMSVGGAKASGIPEQVRRLIDKMKNDTTVDFENDWKLVTLFIGGNDLCQYCNDRASLSPQNFSHHMMTSLDMLYKEVPRTIVNILEILQIESLRRIKRDSLGCNVLQPLGCPCFVLPSDDSLELAEVKRINREVQMETENLAHSSRYDNREDFAVVVQPFFKNSILPLNADGRPDVTYFSEDCFHFSERGHADMAVAMWNNMMEPVGKKKTYNHFTNARNRIRCPTEEHPYIFTKVNSLPSVDPTTSTTTSTTTSTTTSTTTTTTSPSTHSTAFPVTPPSCPGDVPVWLAAVLAVSALLIGWGLTWLLLTCNAKRRKRRMNTTTVEMKSSLF; encoded by the exons ATGATGACACTTTATCAAAAgtgcaatact GCGTCAGACTGGAAGTTAGTGCTGCTGTTTGTCTCCACAGATCACCTGTGCGCATGCTCACCACAC gTTGATGATGAGGTCGGCGCTGTTGCGCGGGAGGTAGAAGCAGCTCTGGGGATGTTACAAGAACAG TTGCATCACGCATTAGTCCATGTTGTGGTGTGGAGTTCAAATCAACACAGGGACAA CATGTGCGTAGCAGCTAAACACTCAAACCGTCGACTGTGTGAGGCCACTCTTGTGCAAAAAATGCAG GATTCCTTGGATGGTGTGTTGGCACATTCAAAGTGGCACCGAATGAACTTCACGGCTCTGCTGCAGCCGCTACCACTTATCCTGGAGCACACCTCA GAGGACACCTTGTCTGACGTAAGCAAACTGGCTGTGCAGCTGTGGGCAAGCATGGTAAGCGAATTCGAG CTTCAGCCGTCTCCCAGTCCAGCAGAGGTCAGCACTTGTCCGACACAG GAACGACCTTACCTGAGGACAAAGGTCAATTCACCCAacaacagacaggaagtgaataacatCACAGCTACTTTGCAAACAGACCAG GTCATGGGAACTGAGATACCCTGCACAGACCGCCATCCATCTCCAACAGCACCAAACTCGG TTCATGAGCTCAGACCTGCAGATGTCAAGGTGGTGGCAGCAGTGGGCGACTCTCTGACA GCAGGCAATGGCGTGGGTGCAAAGTCGGACAACCTGCTGTTGGTCATCAACGAGTACAGAGGACTGTCATGGAG CATTGGCGGTGATGAAAACATTACCACAGTCACCACTCTGCCAA ACATCCTGAGGGAGTTCAACCCTTCTCTGACGGGTTTCTCTCAGGGAATAAGCAAGGCTGACTCTCCTGGAGCCTTTCTCAACCAGGCAGTAGCCGGAGCCAAGAGTGG TGACGTGGTGCAACAAGTGCGCACCCTAGTggccaaaatgaaaaatgacacG AGAATTGATTTCCACAAGGACTGGAAAGTGATCACCATGTTTATTGGCGGCAATGACATATGTGACTTCTGCACAGACAGC GTGTTTTTCTCACCAAGGAATGTGGCCGGCCGTATCCGTCAAGCTCTGGATATACTCCATGACGAA GTGCCACGTGCGCTGGTCAACCTGGTAGAGCTGTTGAACATTATACCGCTGCGTGATCTGCATAAAGATTACACTCTAGGCTGCCCCACCTGGTTTGTCAG AATAGTTTGCCCCTGCGTACTGAAGCCAAATGATGGTTCAGCAGAACTCCAGAAGGTCAACGAATACAGTAGAGCCTATCAG CATGCAATGCGAGAGCTGGTCGACTCGGGGCGTTATGACACGCACGCCAACTTCACTGTAGTACTGCAGCCTTTCTTCAGAGAGGTTTTCCTTCCTACTTTGGAG GACGGAAGGCCAGATCGCTCCTACTTTACACCTGACTGTTTTCACCTGAGCCAGAGAGCTCACACTCTAATGGCTCGAGCCCTGTGGAATAACATG TTGGAGCCAGTGGGAAACAAGACGTTCACTCAAGACTTCATGGCTGGGGTTGATTTAAAGTGTCCCTCTGAG GCTGCTCCATTCTTTAGAACGGCGGTCAACAGCAACTACACCTTTCCGGGACCTCCGCCAACTCCTCCTCCAGTGACG AACTGGGGCAGCGACTTCTCCTGTCTTAACACGCATCCATCTGACTCTGTGCCTGCTTCAG CTCACAGGGTACGACCAGCAGACATCAAGGTGGTGGCCGCTTTGGGAGACTCGGTCACA ACTGGCTTTGGCGCTAAGGCAAAGAATCTTCTCCAGCTAAGAACAGAGTACAGAGGAGTATCATGGAG CATTGGAGGAGATAAAACTCTTGATACTGTCACCACGTTAGCCA ACATTCTCAGGAAGTTTAATCCAAACCTTAAGGGAGCGTCAAAGGGTCAAGGAAAAAGGAGGAGCGGCTTCAACATGTCTGTGGGAGGAGCCAAAGCCTC GGGAATCCCGGAGCAAGTCAGGCGCCTGattgacaaaatgaaaaacGACACT ACCGTGGATTTTGAGAACGACTGGAAGCTGGTGACCCTCTTCATTGGAGGCAATGACCTGTGTCAGTACTGTAACGACCGG GCCTCCTTGTCACCTCAGAACTTCAGCCACCACATGATGACAAGTTTGGATATGCTCTACAAAGAG GTTCCCAGGACCATCGTAAACATTCTGGAGATCCTGCAGATTGAAAGCCTGCGTAGGATCAAGAGGGATAGCCTCGGGTGCAACGTGTTACAACC GTTGGGGTGCCCGTGCTTCGTGCTGCCGAGTGACGACTCGCTGGAGCTGGCTGAGGTCAAGAGGATCAATCGGGAAGTGCAG ATGGAGACAGAGAATTTGGCCCACAGCAGTCGCTATGACAACAGGGAAGACTTTGCTGTGGTGGTGCAgcccttttttaaaaactccATCCTTCCTTTGAATGCC GATGGCAGACCTGACGTCACCTACTTCTCAGAGGACTGTTTCCACTTCAGTGAGAGGGGACATGCCGACATGGCTGTGGCCATGTGGAATAACATG atgGAGCCGGTGGGCAAAAAGAAGACATACAATCATTTCACAAACGCCAGAAATAGGATCAGGTGTCCCACAGAG GAGCATCCTTACATTTTCACAAAGGTCAACAGCTTGCCCAGTGTAGACCCCACCACCTCAACCACCACCTCAACTACCACCTCAACCACCacctcaaccaccaccaccaccacatcaCCATCAACTCACAGCACGGCATTTCCCGTCACGCCGCCATCTTGCCCCGGGGATGTCCCGGTGTGGCTGGCTGCAGTGCTGGCTGTCAGCGCTCTCCTCATTGGCTGGGGCCTTACCTGGCTGTTGCTCACCTGCAATgccaagaggaggaagaggcggATGAACACAACTACAGTGGAGATGAAGAGCTCCTTGTTTTAA